In Panacibacter ginsenosidivorans, the following proteins share a genomic window:
- the rpsJ gene encoding 30S ribosomal protein S10, with product MSQRIRIKLQSYDHSLVDKSAEKIVKTVRSTGAVVTGPIPLPTRKRIFTVLRSPHVNKKSREQFQLCTHKRLLDIYTSSSRTVDALSKLDLPSGVEVEIKA from the coding sequence ATGTCTCAGAGAATCAGAATTAAATTACAGTCTTACGATCACAGTTTAGTAGATAAATCTGCCGAGAAGATCGTAAAAACAGTACGCAGTACTGGTGCCGTAGTTACAGGTCCTATTCCTTTGCCTACACGCAAAAGAATTTTCACTGTACTTCGTTCACCACACGTAAACAAGAAAAGCCGTGAGCAGTTCCAGTTATGTACGCACAAGCGTTTACTGGATATCTACACTTCTTCTTCAAGAACAGTAGATGCACTGAGCAAATTAGACCTGCCTTCAGGTGTTGAAGTTGAAATCAAAGCGTAA
- the rplP gene encoding 50S ribosomal protein L16 — protein sequence MLQPKRTKHRKQQKGRIREVAKRGTSISFGSYALKALEPIWLTNRQIEAARQAMTRAMKREGNVWIRIFPDKSITKKPLEVRMGKGKGNPEYFAAVIEPGRILFECDGVDLKTAQDAMRLASQKLPIKTKFIVRRDLQA from the coding sequence ATGTTACAGCCAAAAAGAACGAAACATAGAAAGCAACAGAAAGGTCGTATAAGGGAAGTTGCAAAACGCGGTACTTCTATATCATTCGGTTCTTATGCTTTAAAAGCACTTGAACCAATATGGTTGACGAACCGCCAGATTGAAGCTGCCCGCCAGGCTATGACCCGTGCTATGAAACGTGAAGGTAATGTGTGGATCAGAATATTCCCTGATAAGTCAATCACCAAGAAACCTCTTGAAGTGAGAATGGGTAAGGGTAAAGGTAATCCTGAATATTTTGCTGCTGTCATTGAACCAGGACGTATCCTGTTTGAATGTGATGGTGTTGATCTTAAAACAGCACAGGATGCTATGAGACTTGCATCACAGAAATTACCTATTAAAACGAAATTTATCGTTAGAAGGGATTTGCAGGCGTAA
- the rplB gene encoding 50S ribosomal protein L2: MALKKYKPMTAGTRWRIGNAYAEITTNKPEKSLLEAQHSTAGRNVQGRRTSRYMGGGHKKHYRIIDFKRDKKDIASKVLSIEYDPNRTAFIALLEYTDGEKRYIIAPQGLQVGATVISGDSVAPEIGNALLMKNIPLGTVIHNIEMQPGQGGKLVRSAGASAQLANKEEKYAVLKMPSGELRKVLINCYATVGVASNSDHSLETAGKAGVNRWKGIRPRTRGVAMNPVDHPMGGGEGRASGGQPRSRNGQYSRGLKTRTRGKGSDKLIIQRRDGKKLSK; this comes from the coding sequence ATGGCATTAAAGAAGTACAAACCAATGACAGCAGGCACCCGGTGGAGAATCGGTAATGCTTATGCTGAAATTACTACCAACAAACCTGAAAAGAGTTTGCTGGAAGCTCAGCACAGTACTGCCGGTCGTAACGTACAGGGTCGCAGAACAAGTCGTTACATGGGTGGTGGTCATAAGAAACACTATCGTATTATAGATTTCAAGCGTGATAAAAAAGATATTGCATCAAAAGTGCTTTCAATAGAGTACGATCCAAACCGTACAGCATTTATCGCCTTATTGGAATATACTGATGGTGAAAAAAGATACATCATTGCTCCACAGGGTTTACAGGTGGGTGCAACTGTTATCTCTGGTGATAGTGTTGCTCCTGAAATTGGTAATGCATTGTTGATGAAAAATATACCTCTTGGTACTGTTATTCACAACATCGAAATGCAGCCTGGTCAGGGTGGTAAATTGGTAAGAAGTGCTGGTGCTTCTGCACAGCTTGCAAATAAAGAAGAAAAATATGCTGTATTGAAAATGCCAAGTGGTGAGTTGAGAAAAGTATTGATCAACTGTTATGCTACTGTAGGTGTTGCTTCAAACAGTGACCATAGCCTTGAAACGGCTGGTAAAGCTGGCGTTAACAGGTGGAAAGGTATTCGTCCACGTACACGTGGTGTAGCTATGAACCCTGTAGATCACCCGATGGGTGGTGGTGAAGGCAGAGCTTCTGGTGGTCAGCCCCGTTCAAGGAATGGCCAGTACTCAAGAGGTCTTAAAACACGTACAAGAGGCAAAGGCAGCGATAAACTGATCATCCAGCGCAGAGATGGTAAGAAGTTGTCTAAATAA
- the rpsC gene encoding 30S ribosomal protein S3 produces the protein MGQKANPIGNRLGIIRGWESNWYASKKDFASKLIEDNKIRTYLNARINKGGISKIVIERTLGKLIVTIHTSKPGIIIGKGGNEVDRIKEELKNLTSKDDVQINILEIRRPELDANIVGDTIARQIENRINFKRAIKMAIASTLRMGAEGIKVKVSGRLGGAEIARSEEFKQGRTPLHTFRMDIDYANVFAQTVYGKIGIKVWICKGEVLGKRELNPNFIGGKSDVSDRRDRREGGGERHERRDDRRGGGDRRDDRRGGGGGDRRDRRN, from the coding sequence ATGGGTCAGAAAGCAAATCCTATAGGTAACAGGTTAGGTATCATCCGCGGATGGGAGAGCAACTGGTATGCCAGTAAAAAAGATTTTGCATCCAAGCTCATCGAGGATAACAAGATCAGAACATACCTGAATGCACGTATTAACAAAGGTGGTATCTCCAAAATTGTTATTGAGCGCACTCTCGGTAAACTGATTGTTACGATACATACATCTAAACCGGGTATCATCATAGGTAAAGGTGGTAATGAGGTTGACCGTATTAAAGAAGAGTTGAAGAACTTGACAAGCAAAGATGATGTGCAGATCAACATTCTTGAGATCCGCCGTCCTGAGCTTGATGCAAATATTGTGGGCGACACAATTGCACGCCAGATAGAAAACCGTATTAACTTTAAACGTGCCATCAAAATGGCGATAGCTTCTACACTCCGTATGGGTGCTGAAGGTATAAAAGTAAAAGTAAGCGGTCGTTTGGGCGGTGCTGAAATTGCACGTAGCGAAGAATTCAAACAAGGTCGCACTCCATTGCATACATTCCGTATGGATATTGATTATGCAAATGTTTTTGCGCAGACTGTTTATGGTAAAATAGGTATTAAAGTATGGATCTGTAAAGGTGAAGTGCTTGGTAAACGTGAATTGAATCCAAACTTCATAGGTGGTAAGAGTGATGTAAGTGACAGAAGAGATAGAAGAGAGGGTGGTGGTGAAAGACATGAGCGCAGAGATGACAGAAGAGGCGGTGGCGATCGCAGAGATGACAGAAGAGGCGGAGGCGGCGGAGATCGCAGAGATAGAAGAAATTAA
- the rplW gene encoding 50S ribosomal protein L23, with amino-acid sequence MKLSEILVKPVLTEKANNQQEKLRRYAFKVNRKANKLEIKKAVEEFYGVSVIDVNTVVVPGKNKTRFTKAGFIKGVKPAYKKAYVTVAEGETIDLYSNI; translated from the coding sequence ATGAAACTGAGTGAAATTTTAGTAAAGCCTGTTCTTACAGAAAAAGCAAACAATCAGCAGGAAAAGCTGAGAAGGTATGCTTTCAAAGTAAACCGTAAGGCTAATAAGTTAGAAATAAAGAAGGCCGTAGAAGAATTTTATGGTGTTTCTGTAATAGATGTAAATACAGTAGTTGTTCCAGGTAAAAATAAAACACGCTTTACAAAAGCTGGTTTTATTAAAGGTGTAAAACCTGCTTACAAAAAAGCTTACGTAACAGTAGCAGAAGGTGAAACAATAGACCTGTATTCAAACATATAA
- the rpsS gene encoding 30S ribosomal protein S19, whose protein sequence is MGRSIKKGPYVEAKLETKVLSINEGKNKKSVLKTWSRRSTITPDFVGHTFAVHNGNKFIPVYVTEFMVGHKLGEFAPTRNFKGHSGTKK, encoded by the coding sequence ATGGGTCGTTCGATTAAAAAAGGTCCTTACGTTGAAGCAAAGCTTGAAACTAAGGTGCTGTCTATAAACGAAGGAAAGAACAAGAAGTCTGTGCTTAAAACATGGAGCCGCCGTTCTACCATTACGCCTGATTTTGTAGGGCACACATTTGCAGTGCACAACGGCAACAAGTTTATACCTGTTTATGTAACAGAATTTATGGTAGGTCATAAACTTGGTGAGTTTGCTCCAACAAGGAATTTTAAAGGGCATTCAGGAACAAAAAAATAG
- the rplD gene encoding 50S ribosomal protein L4: MQVEVLNTKGEKTGRTVELPDDIFGIEPNDHVIYLAVKQYQAAQRQGTHKVKTRAEVQGASRKLHRQKGTGGSRKGNIRNPLYKGGGTIFGPKPHGYGFKLNKKVKDLAKMSALAYKAKENAIVIVEDITLDTPKTKHVYDVMKVLNVSNKKTLLITSEYNDNLYLSTRNVPNIANTLLSDINTYDIINADVLVITENAAKIFSEEEIVAEA; encoded by the coding sequence ATGCAAGTAGAAGTTTTAAATACAAAAGGTGAAAAAACCGGTAGAACTGTTGAGTTGCCGGATGATATATTCGGTATTGAGCCTAATGACCATGTAATTTACCTGGCCGTTAAACAATACCAGGCCGCACAGCGCCAGGGTACACATAAGGTAAAGACCCGTGCTGAAGTACAAGGTGCAAGCCGCAAGCTGCACCGCCAGAAAGGTACCGGTGGTAGCCGTAAGGGGAACATCCGTAACCCTTTGTACAAAGGTGGTGGTACCATCTTTGGACCTAAACCACACGGTTATGGTTTTAAGCTGAATAAAAAAGTAAAGGACCTTGCTAAAATGAGTGCCCTTGCGTATAAAGCAAAAGAAAATGCGATCGTAATTGTTGAAGATATTACACTTGATACGCCTAAAACAAAACATGTATATGATGTAATGAAAGTGTTGAATGTTTCTAATAAGAAAACATTACTGATTACTTCTGAATACAACGATAATCTTTACTTAAGCACACGTAACGTTCCAAATATTGCAAATACATTACTGTCTGATATCAATACTTATGATATTATCAATGCTGATGTATTGGTAATCACAGAGAATGCTGCTAAAATATTTTCAGAAGAAGAAATTGTTGCAGAAGCATAA
- the rplC gene encoding 50S ribosomal protein L3 has product MKGIIGKKIGMTSIFTPDGKQTACTIIEAGPCVVTQVKTKDTDGYSALQLGFGDKKEKHSNKSEINHFSKSQTAPKSFVKEFRDYYQDKNLGETITVDIFAEGETVEVVGTTKGKGFQGVVKRHGFSGVGEASHGQHDRQRAPGSIGGSSYPSRVFKGMRMAGRMGNDRVKLKGLKVVKIFPENNYILVSGSVPGHNGSIVLIQK; this is encoded by the coding sequence ATGAAAGGAATTATTGGTAAAAAAATTGGGATGACCAGCATCTTCACTCCCGATGGAAAGCAGACAGCCTGCACCATCATTGAAGCTGGCCCCTGTGTTGTTACGCAGGTTAAAACAAAAGACACTGACGGTTACAGCGCACTCCAGTTAGGTTTCGGCGACAAGAAAGAAAAACACTCCAACAAATCTGAGATCAATCACTTCTCAAAATCTCAGACAGCTCCCAAAAGCTTCGTAAAAGAATTTCGCGATTATTACCAGGATAAAAATTTAGGTGAAACAATTACCGTTGACATTTTTGCTGAAGGCGAAACTGTTGAAGTAGTAGGTACTACAAAAGGTAAGGGTTTTCAGGGTGTAGTAAAACGCCATGGATTTAGTGGTGTTGGTGAGGCTTCTCACGGACAGCATGATCGTCAGCGTGCACCGGGTTCCATCGGCGGTTCTTCATATCCTTCAAGAGTATTTAAAGGAATGAGAATGGCTGGCCGTATGGGTAATGACAGGGTAAAGCTGAAAGGTTTGAAAGTAGTAAAAATATTTCCTGAGAACAATTATATCCTTGTGAGCGGATCAGTACCAGGTCACAATGGTTCAATCGTTTTAATCCAGAAGTAA
- the rplV gene encoding 50S ribosomal protein L22, whose product MEAVAKLRNYPTGPRKMRLLADVVRGMEVEKALAILEHHPQHNATPLAKLLKSAISNWQNKNEGKSAADANLVVKTIFVDGGRVLKRMRPAPQGRGYRVRKRSNHVTLIVDSKN is encoded by the coding sequence ATGGAAGCAGTAGCGAAACTTAGAAATTATCCTACAGGACCGCGCAAAATGCGTTTGCTGGCTGATGTGGTACGTGGCATGGAAGTAGAGAAAGCATTGGCTATCCTGGAACATCATCCACAACACAACGCAACGCCTTTGGCGAAATTGCTGAAAAGTGCTATCAGCAACTGGCAAAATAAAAATGAAGGCAAAAGTGCAGCGGATGCCAACCTGGTGGTTAAAACAATTTTCGTAGATGGTGGCCGTGTACTTAAACGGATGCGTCCTGCACCACAAGGTCGTGGCTACAGGGTTCGCAAACGCAGCAACCATGTAACATTAATTGTTGATTCAAAAAATTAA